Proteins from a single region of Sphaerochaeta globosa str. Buddy:
- a CDS encoding DUF7666 domain-containing protein — protein MYIKAFDKDLRGSESFQFEVGKTYTTKADNPVVWFHYGDKATTALCFYPKEDTRFCIVEPLGRTHTRYHHRCVTVKSFATDAIRIVRELSHDEVCRLLFEEHCPWWLANYLKPPFEVMAKYGNSLRGELAVSEILTKRSDLTVDQHLALLPKKHHLTVYKYHYRKTIAMQKLQCAAEPAQPTVNSMGVGAP, from the coding sequence ATGTACATCAAGGCATTCGACAAGGATCTGAGGGGGAGCGAGAGCTTTCAGTTTGAGGTGGGCAAGACCTACACGACCAAGGCCGACAATCCGGTGGTGTGGTTCCATTATGGGGACAAGGCGACCACGGCATTATGCTTCTATCCCAAGGAAGACACACGATTTTGCATCGTCGAGCCGTTGGGGCGGACGCATACGCGGTATCATCACCGATGTGTCACGGTGAAAAGCTTTGCCACCGATGCCATCAGGATCGTGAGGGAACTCTCCCATGACGAGGTGTGCCGCTTGCTTTTTGAGGAGCATTGCCCGTGGTGGCTTGCCAATTACCTGAAACCGCCATTCGAGGTGATGGCAAAGTACGGTAACAGTCTACGCGGAGAACTTGCAGTTAGCGAGATTCTCACTAAGCGCAGCGATCTTACGGTGGACCAGCATCTGGCCTTGCTTCCGAAGAAGCATCACCTGACTGTGTACAAATATCACTATAGGAAGACAATAGCTATGCAAAAGCTGCAATGCGCAGCGGAACCGGCACAACCGACAGTAAACAGTATGGGGGTGGGGGCCCCCTAG
- a CDS encoding P27 family phage terminase small subunit — translation MKILDLSKDATDLEGSDMPPVRDFMKEAQRSGLDLCAEEVFTETYLWLKKLGCEELISRRMLEEYSMSVARWIQCEMAISQFGFLAKHPTTGAAIPSPYVAMSHAFMKQINQSWYHIYQIVKENCTRTIPSNNPQDDIMERLLTYNPRR, via the coding sequence TTGAAGATATTGGATCTGAGCAAGGATGCGACGGACCTGGAGGGCTCGGACATGCCTCCGGTGAGGGATTTCATGAAGGAAGCCCAGCGTAGTGGTCTGGATTTGTGTGCCGAGGAGGTATTCACCGAGACCTACCTGTGGCTGAAGAAACTCGGGTGCGAGGAGCTGATATCCCGCCGGATGCTCGAGGAGTACTCCATGTCGGTGGCTCGGTGGATCCAGTGCGAGATGGCCATCAGCCAGTTCGGATTCCTGGCAAAGCACCCCACCACCGGCGCTGCGATTCCCAGCCCGTATGTCGCCATGTCCCATGCCTTCATGAAGCAGATCAACCAAAGCTGGTATCACATCTACCAGATCGTGAAGGAGAACTGCACCAGGACGATCCCGAGCAACAATCCCCAGGACGACATCATGGAGCGTTTGCTCACTTATAATCCACGAAGGTGA
- a CDS encoding DUF4314 domain-containing protein — translation MNRKRVEVLRKQYPSGCIVELVSLDDEHAPPKGTKGKVIHVDDIGTIHITWETGSTLGVVPGVDMVKRLDEEIPTK, via the coding sequence ATGAACCGTAAGAGAGTCGAGGTCCTCAGGAAGCAATACCCAAGCGGGTGTATAGTAGAGCTGGTGAGCCTAGACGATGAGCACGCACCTCCCAAGGGTACCAAGGGTAAAGTAATCCACGTGGATGACATCGGTACTATCCACATTACATGGGAAACCGGTTCGACATTGGGAGTGGTACCGGGGGTCGACATGGTGAAACGCCTGGACGAAGAAATACCTACGAAATAG
- a CDS encoding amidoligase family protein has translation MDKTTRFGIEIEMTGITRKDAALAAQMVLGGELLYGGSYYDTYELKTFDGRAWKFTYDGSIRCETKTRGIKESASRLYSVELVSPILTYEADIEKVQEVIRALRKAGAFTNSSCGIHVHLEKKGHTPRSVRNFVNIVYARNDLFYKALGIEASRARYCKQMDDHLVESMNRKKPTTFAEIEDIWYSGYGGSREIKYHSSRYNFLNLHSLFHGHGTIELRGFNSTLHAGEVRSYIVFALALNTQALTQNSASTKKPQAENEKFAMRTYLNRIGFIGDEFKACREHLCKRLSGNAAWRRRIAA, from the coding sequence ATGGACAAGACAACACGGTTCGGAATCGAGATAGAGATGACAGGCATCACCCGCAAGGACGCAGCCCTGGCTGCCCAGATGGTCCTCGGTGGCGAGCTGCTCTACGGTGGCTCCTACTACGACACCTACGAACTGAAGACCTTCGATGGCCGCGCATGGAAGTTCACCTACGACGGATCCATTCGATGCGAAACCAAGACTCGAGGGATTAAAGAGAGCGCATCTCGTCTGTACAGCGTCGAGCTGGTCAGCCCGATCCTCACCTACGAAGCTGACATCGAGAAGGTGCAGGAGGTCATCAGGGCACTACGTAAGGCCGGGGCCTTCACCAACAGCTCATGCGGCATCCACGTGCACTTGGAAAAAAAGGGGCACACACCGCGTTCGGTGCGCAACTTCGTGAACATCGTCTACGCACGGAACGACCTGTTCTACAAGGCCCTGGGTATCGAAGCCAGCCGGGCACGGTATTGCAAGCAGATGGACGACCACCTCGTAGAGAGCATGAACCGCAAAAAACCGACCACCTTCGCAGAGATCGAGGACATCTGGTACTCCGGCTACGGCGGAAGCAGGGAAATCAAATACCATAGCAGCAGATACAACTTTTTGAACTTACATTCACTATTCCACGGCCATGGCACCATCGAGCTACGCGGATTCAACAGCACGCTGCACGCCGGAGAGGTCAGGAGCTACATCGTGTTCGCCCTAGCATTGAACACCCAGGCGCTCACGCAAAACTCGGCGAGCACCAAGAAGCCCCAGGCCGAGAACGAGAAGTTTGCGATGCGCACCTACCTCAACCGCATCGGCTTCATCGGCGACGAGTTCAAAGCCTGCCGCGAGCATTTGTGCAAGCGGTTATCGGGAAATGCCGCGTGGAGACGGCGGATCGCAGCCTGA
- a CDS encoding gamma-glutamylcyclotransferase family protein — translation MKKIYLAYGSNLNLEQMGYRCPDAAVIGTTILHDYQLLFRGGRHTGVATIEMKRGAKVPVLLWQITEKCEKALDRYEGHPHLYRKKRLMVNLDGDELVAMAYVMNEGPPLAMPDAYYYATILDGYHDCGFDEQILKEAVMYTKDLQDVQKRKSERPFCIDVLAKLP, via the coding sequence ATGAAGAAAATCTATCTGGCCTATGGAAGCAATCTGAACCTCGAACAGATGGGATACAGATGCCCCGATGCCGCAGTCATCGGAACAACGATACTGCACGATTATCAGCTGTTGTTTCGGGGAGGCCGACATACTGGCGTGGCCACCATCGAGATGAAACGGGGTGCAAAGGTTCCGGTGCTTCTCTGGCAGATCACCGAAAAATGCGAGAAGGCCTTGGACCGCTACGAGGGGCACCCCCATCTGTATCGCAAGAAGCGCCTGATGGTGAACCTGGATGGGGATGAACTGGTGGCGATGGCCTACGTCATGAACGAAGGACCTCCTCTGGCGATGCCGGATGCGTATTACTACGCGACAATCCTTGACGGTTACCACGATTGCGGTTTTGACGAGCAGATCCTCAAGGAGGCGGTTATGTACACAAAGGACTTGCAGGATGTGCAGAAGCGCAAATCCGAGCGGCCTTTTTGCATCGATGTGCTTGCCAAGCTTCCCTAG
- a CDS encoding DUF4314 domain-containing protein has translation MDYECDSTLAELKKRFPAGALVELVKMEDGDSPPMGAKGEVLHVDALGTVHVLWETGSTLGIIPSVDEIRLVSEAQGGGNG, from the coding sequence ATGGATTACGAGTGCGATAGTACCCTTGCAGAGCTGAAGAAGCGATTTCCTGCAGGGGCGCTGGTGGAGTTGGTGAAGATGGAAGATGGGGATTCGCCCCCTATGGGTGCCAAGGGTGAAGTGTTGCACGTGGATGCATTGGGAACGGTGCATGTGTTGTGGGAGACCGGCTCGACACTGGGAATCATCCCTTCAGTCGATGAGATACGCTTGGTTTCAGAAGCACAGGGAGGCGGCAATGGATGA
- a CDS encoding DUF5049 domain-containing protein yields MDETVKAQLEQVRTTALTNMFDVAAVIRIAEHLGLDELAAYLAAGNAGEYTRFILTGKT; encoded by the coding sequence ATGGATGAGACGGTCAAAGCTCAACTGGAGCAGGTGAGAACTACTGCGTTGACGAACATGTTCGATGTGGCGGCGGTGATCAGGATCGCCGAGCACCTCGGGCTTGACGAGCTTGCCGCGTATCTGGCAGCAGGCAACGCGGGGGAATACACGCGATTCATCCTCACCGGCAAGACTTGA
- a CDS encoding recombinase family protein → MAKTNIKIIEVAPHQKHSRQRMESAVVRVAAYCRVSTLSEEQELSYETQCTYYRNLVASDPALELVGVYGDRGCSGVMMKSRPQFLRMMQDCKDGKIDYVMVKSVSRFARNLADCLECVRALKGMGIPVLFEREGIDTMDDRAEMILSMLAAIAQEESNSLSMNIKWAFEKRQESGIAARRVPYGYRKAAVSDTHISEWVIHQPEAKRVRLMFTMAGKGCRYKEILTALRDLETKENQSTRWYHDKLYRMLRSEVYKGDVLTTKQYVVDYLSKKQRRNEGQRPQFYIEDHHPPIVEVSLFDHVQKLLDSGALRHYAKH, encoded by the coding sequence ATGGCAAAGACCAACATCAAGATCATCGAGGTTGCCCCGCACCAAAAGCACTCACGGCAGAGGATGGAGTCGGCCGTGGTACGGGTGGCCGCCTACTGCCGGGTGAGCACGCTCTCGGAGGAGCAGGAGCTTTCATATGAGACCCAATGTACCTACTACCGCAACCTGGTTGCATCCGACCCTGCCCTTGAGCTGGTGGGTGTCTATGGGGACCGCGGATGTTCGGGAGTGATGATGAAAAGCCGCCCGCAGTTTTTGAGGATGATGCAGGACTGCAAGGACGGCAAGATCGATTATGTGATGGTCAAGTCGGTCTCGCGCTTTGCACGCAACCTGGCCGACTGCCTTGAGTGCGTGCGAGCTCTCAAGGGCATGGGCATTCCGGTCCTGTTCGAACGTGAGGGTATCGACACCATGGACGATCGGGCCGAGATGATCCTTTCGATGCTCGCCGCCATCGCCCAGGAGGAGTCCAACAGCCTGAGCATGAACATCAAGTGGGCGTTCGAAAAGCGCCAGGAGAGCGGCATCGCAGCGCGCCGCGTCCCCTATGGATACCGCAAGGCCGCTGTATCTGATACCCACATCAGCGAATGGGTGATCCATCAACCCGAGGCCAAGCGGGTGAGACTGATGTTCACCATGGCAGGGAAGGGATGCAGGTATAAGGAGATCCTCACCGCATTGAGAGACTTGGAGACCAAGGAAAACCAATCGACGCGGTGGTATCACGACAAGCTCTATCGGATGCTGCGTAGCGAAGTCTACAAGGGTGATGTGCTGACCACCAAGCAATACGTGGTCGATTACCTGTCGAAGAAACAACGGCGCAACGAGGGCCAACGGCCCCAGTTCTACATCGAGGATCATCATCCTCCGATCGTGGAGGTATCTTTGTTCGATCACGTTCAGAAGCTCTTGGATTCAGGGGCGCTCAGGCACTATGCGAAACACTAG